The proteins below come from a single Prolixibacter sp. NT017 genomic window:
- a CDS encoding bifunctional UDP-sugar hydrolase/5'-nucleotidase, with protein MRQLISILLLIMLGITSKAKAQQVDLLYFTDAHRIFPVEDVPGGRGGVARLKTITDSIRQENQNTFLIHGGDLAGGVLFGGMYKGWPMIRAFNQIPLDLCNFGQHEFDFGSAHAASLVKKSKFKWFSTNLQSPSGKPFADVPHYIIHNFNGIRVAFIGLTDAMNTTLNDGGVVQENLKKAISEVLPQIKSQHPDWIIAVTQTDLETNRKLLNAFPQIDFVFTEEEHEYNSNVFYQGKRPIIAPAGNMSSVAHVILRKTGRPSVEIIPLDSTVSSDPQLRKLEVFYRNDMNQKLSEPLARLEVPLSFREGITGESATGNLIADAFRAAYHSDVALINGGGIRANVPAGTFTLKSARSLLPFGNKLCLVKITGNQLEKLIKANVNSKTGQLFQVSGIKYTYQLESDSLSVYRNGTPLPPNDSISVTLNNYILNRTPNQFQRIIGENNPKAMLDYEALKHYALKNKVLHPQKEGRLTIISE; from the coding sequence ATGCGGCAACTTATCTCTATTCTTCTGCTGATAATGTTAGGAATAACATCAAAAGCAAAAGCCCAACAAGTCGATTTGCTTTATTTCACCGATGCCCATCGCATCTTTCCTGTAGAAGATGTTCCCGGCGGACGAGGCGGTGTCGCCCGTCTGAAAACAATAACAGACAGCATCCGGCAAGAAAATCAGAATACCTTCCTGATTCACGGTGGAGATTTGGCCGGAGGTGTTTTATTCGGAGGAATGTACAAAGGCTGGCCGATGATTCGGGCTTTTAATCAAATTCCGCTCGACCTTTGCAATTTTGGTCAGCACGAATTTGATTTTGGTTCCGCTCACGCCGCCTCACTCGTCAAAAAGTCCAAATTCAAGTGGTTTTCAACCAATCTTCAGTCTCCTTCTGGGAAACCGTTCGCCGATGTTCCCCATTACATCATTCACAATTTTAACGGCATCCGGGTTGCCTTTATCGGCTTAACAGACGCAATGAACACAACGTTAAATGACGGAGGCGTTGTCCAGGAAAATTTGAAGAAAGCCATATCCGAAGTTTTACCTCAGATAAAATCGCAGCACCCTGACTGGATTATTGCCGTTACACAAACCGACCTGGAAACCAACAGAAAATTACTCAACGCATTTCCTCAAATTGACTTCGTTTTTACGGAAGAAGAGCATGAATACAACAGCAATGTATTTTACCAGGGAAAACGCCCGATTATCGCTCCGGCGGGAAATATGAGTTCGGTTGCACATGTTATCCTCCGGAAAACAGGAAGGCCATCTGTCGAAATCATTCCGTTGGACTCAACAGTCTCGTCCGACCCGCAACTTCGCAAACTCGAAGTATTTTATCGGAACGATATGAATCAAAAGCTTTCGGAACCACTGGCCCGGCTGGAAGTTCCTCTCTCCTTCCGGGAAGGAATTACGGGTGAAAGCGCTACCGGCAACCTGATTGCCGATGCTTTTCGGGCGGCGTATCATTCCGATGTAGCACTCATCAATGGCGGAGGCATTCGCGCCAATGTTCCCGCAGGGACTTTCACACTGAAGTCTGCCCGTTCATTATTGCCTTTCGGGAATAAGCTATGCCTGGTAAAAATAACCGGAAACCAATTGGAGAAACTAATCAAAGCCAACGTGAACAGTAAAACAGGGCAACTCTTTCAGGTTTCCGGCATAAAATACACCTACCAACTGGAAAGTGATTCCCTTTCAGTTTATCGAAACGGAACTCCCCTACCTCCCAATGATTCAATTTCCGTCACGCTGAATAACTACATTCTGAACCGGACACCGAATCAATTCCAGAGAATCATCGGTGAAAATAATCCGAAAGCAATGTTGGATTACGAAGCACTCAAACACTACGCACTGAAAAATAAAGTGTTGCATCCCCAAAAAGAAGGGCGATTGACCATTATTAGCGAATAA
- a CDS encoding radical SAM protein gives MNALIKYRNDLVERNRLEYGVFYDQLKWLGHYEAIELEAERDQILERLKDNIQTGFKETKVDTRNLSPGCRLCGAGEWSCLFINNRCNAHCFYCPAPQETIGVPETQTIDFHTPEEYVAYIKKMGFKGVSFSGGEPFLTFERVKTFLKALRDAFGNELYIWMYTNGILSTPQKLKELAELGLNEIRFDIGATNYNLKKVKQAIGIIPVVTVEVPAVPDELEQLKKAVKELAEAGLSHLNLHQMRLTPYNLPKLIDRNFQFAHGPRVTLPDSEITALKILEYTKQEQINLPVNYCSYAYKSRYQKSGFRNKLAPFIVKPFEEITEKGYIRNLAIVVSDWVQFRQLFAQLPESEQGEIQVNDKQAKVLLKAKILEHFLPVTKEILVSYTNMRLSEQTGDIPDVSRISLTSARNIYIESGFVVNDLSLHPNQSNILLQLINAKQPKECFEDEQLFIVWQHEQIEEGLPEYF, from the coding sequence ATGAACGCCTTAATTAAGTACCGGAACGATCTCGTCGAACGAAATCGTCTGGAATATGGTGTTTTTTACGACCAGCTGAAATGGCTGGGGCATTACGAAGCAATTGAACTGGAAGCCGAACGGGACCAAATCCTCGAACGACTAAAAGACAACATTCAAACCGGATTTAAGGAAACGAAAGTCGACACCAGAAATCTATCGCCGGGCTGCCGGCTTTGCGGTGCAGGCGAATGGAGCTGTCTTTTCATCAACAACCGTTGCAATGCACATTGCTTTTACTGTCCTGCTCCACAGGAAACCATTGGCGTACCGGAAACACAAACCATCGATTTTCACACACCGGAAGAGTATGTCGCCTACATAAAAAAGATGGGCTTCAAAGGCGTCAGTTTTAGTGGCGGCGAGCCTTTCCTGACATTCGAGCGTGTAAAAACATTTCTGAAAGCGTTGAGAGATGCATTTGGGAACGAGCTCTACATCTGGATGTATACCAATGGCATTCTTTCTACACCCCAAAAGCTGAAAGAACTCGCTGAACTGGGCCTGAATGAAATCCGGTTCGACATCGGGGCGACCAACTATAACCTAAAAAAGGTGAAACAAGCGATTGGCATCATTCCGGTAGTAACAGTGGAAGTTCCGGCCGTGCCTGATGAACTCGAGCAATTAAAGAAAGCAGTAAAAGAGTTGGCCGAAGCCGGGTTGTCGCATCTGAACCTGCACCAGATGAGATTAACGCCCTACAATCTGCCAAAGCTAATCGACCGAAACTTTCAATTCGCCCATGGCCCGAGAGTAACTCTACCCGATTCGGAGATTACGGCTTTAAAAATTCTGGAGTATACGAAACAGGAACAAATCAACCTGCCGGTGAATTACTGTTCGTATGCTTACAAAAGCCGTTATCAGAAATCGGGATTCCGCAATAAACTGGCTCCGTTTATTGTCAAACCGTTCGAGGAGATAACTGAGAAAGGATACATCCGGAATTTGGCCATCGTTGTTTCCGACTGGGTGCAATTCCGGCAACTGTTTGCTCAACTTCCGGAAAGCGAACAAGGTGAAATTCAAGTTAACGACAAGCAAGCCAAAGTACTGCTCAAAGCCAAAATACTGGAACACTTTCTTCCGGTTACGAAAGAGATATTGGTTTCGTACACCAACATGCGGCTGAGCGAGCAAACCGGTGATATTCCGGATGTGAGCCGCATCTCATTAACCTCTGCCCGCAACATATACATCGAATCGGGTTTTGTTGTGAATGATTTATCACTGCATCCGAATCAATCCAATATTCTACTGCAGCTGATCAACGCAAAACAACCGAAGGAGTGCTTTGAGGATGAACAACTCTTTATCGTCTGGCAACACGAACAAATTGAGGAAGGATTGCCGGAGTATTTTTGA
- a CDS encoding transposase, with product MRLSEYGRIVENEFQKIPEYHKRVVLDEWVVMPNYIHCIITLGDYDFDNGVLLFDDNSVEKIHEFSLPSFPLQNPNIKQIKQYRKQRRKMIIPKLVGKFQMQTSKQINILRNTPGVKNWQSNYHDHVIRNDDSYKRIRHYILINPQKWEEDTFNRE from the coding sequence ATGCGATTATCCGAATACGGAAGAATCGTCGAAAATGAATTTCAAAAAATTCCCGAATATCACAAACGGGTCGTATTGGACGAATGGGTGGTAATGCCCAATTATATCCATTGTATCATTACATTGGGCGATTACGATTTTGATAATGGCGTTTTATTGTTCGATGATAATAGCGTAGAGAAAATTCATGAATTTTCTCTACCATCATTCCCGTTACAAAACCCCAATATCAAACAGATCAAACAATACCGCAAACAGCGGCGGAAAATGATAATTCCAAAATTGGTAGGGAAATTTCAGATGCAAACATCAAAACAAATAAACATTCTGCGCAACACACCCGGTGTAAAAAATTGGCAATCCAATTATCACGATCACGTCATACGAAACGATGATTCGTATAAACGAATTCGTCATTATATTTTAATTAATCCCCAAAAATGGGAAGAGGATACATTCAACAGAGAGTGA
- a CDS encoding tocopherol cyclase family protein gives MLIINKWCAFFNPERFQGWGRKRRYFEGWYYKMVSADETKAIAVIPGIAMDEAGKKQAFIQVLDGQKHTSEYFRFDAEQFRPQARKFQFSIAGNHFSFDTIHLELPALSGELHFSGMISWPKPWYSPGIMGPYAFVPFMECYHGIVSMDHCIEGKLQWNGGSVDFFGGRGYTEKDWGRSFPSAYIWMQSNHFSRPGISLKLSVANIPWIRKAFVGFIAGLWLDGRLIRFTTYNKSVLRKSSVSAEMVELIIENRSYRLGIRACREKATELASPIHGFMEGRIEESMTANIDVELFDRKRRVIVFKDTGRNAGLEVAGNIQEIIL, from the coding sequence ATGTTAATTATAAATAAGTGGTGTGCTTTTTTCAATCCGGAACGGTTCCAGGGATGGGGGCGCAAAAGGCGTTATTTCGAGGGCTGGTACTATAAGATGGTTAGCGCAGATGAAACTAAAGCTATTGCTGTTATTCCGGGTATTGCGATGGATGAAGCCGGAAAAAAGCAAGCCTTTATTCAGGTTCTTGACGGACAAAAACATACTTCCGAATACTTTCGTTTCGATGCGGAACAGTTCCGGCCGCAGGCACGAAAATTCCAATTCTCGATTGCCGGCAATCATTTTTCATTTGATACAATACATTTAGAATTGCCCGCCCTTTCAGGCGAATTGCATTTCTCGGGTATGATTTCCTGGCCAAAGCCCTGGTATTCGCCGGGAATTATGGGCCCCTACGCGTTCGTGCCTTTTATGGAATGTTACCATGGAATCGTCAGTATGGATCACTGCATCGAGGGGAAGCTGCAGTGGAATGGTGGATCTGTTGACTTTTTTGGTGGACGAGGTTATACTGAGAAGGATTGGGGACGGTCGTTTCCCAGTGCGTATATCTGGATGCAAAGCAACCATTTTTCCCGTCCGGGAATTTCTCTGAAGCTTTCTGTCGCGAACATTCCCTGGATACGAAAAGCTTTTGTAGGATTCATAGCCGGTTTGTGGTTGGACGGGAGATTAATTCGTTTTACGACATACAACAAGTCGGTTTTGCGTAAGTCTTCAGTCTCAGCAGAAATGGTTGAATTGATCATTGAAAATCGGAGCTACCGGCTTGGGATTCGCGCCTGTCGGGAAAAAGCTACAGAGCTGGCTTCACCTATTCATGGATTTATGGAAGGAAGGATTGAAGAAAGCATGACTGCGAACATTGATGTGGAGCTGTTCGATAGAAAAAGAAGGGTGATAGTATTTAAGGATACCGGGCGAAATGCTGGTCTGGAGGTAGCCGGAAATATTCAGGAAATTATCCTCTGA
- a CDS encoding two-component regulator propeller domain-containing protein, with product MEFSVCFATERQASFRYNIVVTELLSAPFLRISSAFITNVSGNTNLLLNCGTESSKSRPVKIRFTNFILILLITVFSSVSAFSQQKQYNFAQINNTNGLSNNHVTCILRDKQGFMWFGTTSGLNRYDGYSFKTFTHNPSDSTSIDNNIIAAINQDCDGKLWVRTQTDFNVYDPETETFSFSNSPVLQKHPEFINHFINLFTDSENQSWLMTSGYGVFRFNTLHQDIVPLEHLANNNGVKATSDVISMAEDSKGNLWLIHQDGYLEIKPKGSMKAKIQASFLHDRYPGEQLDCRIFIDKDDDIWISTQDHAIGLFYYEPATGKLVHIDQASRPTHTNTNIITGITQDSDGNIWIATDHGGINLLDKKDFTIRYLTHETYNVHSIAHNSVTSMFRDSEGIIWIGTYKEGISYYHKNLILFNTIRYTPQNEEGLNFGDINCFAEDKKGNLWIGTNGGGLNYYNRKTGKFTHYVHHDDDQNSLSNDVIVSLFIDHENKLWIGTYFGGLNRFDGKKFTHYTHNPKDSTSISDNNIWSIYEDSFNNLWIGTLGGGLDRFNRDTESFQHFRTGGANSIVSNVIISLVEDKQNRLWIGTPDGLSILNTRTQKFSNLLHTDKDTTTLSSNTVNCLLADSRGWIWVGTPEGLNVYDEHTGQFRRILKSNGLPTNNIVSIVEDQQHNIWLGTIKGLVQIFVKGDQVSDFAVRIKQYDDEDGLQAKEFNERAAYVTRNGQLFFGGPNGINFFNPENLIENKNTPKVVFTNLQVFNQTIRVGEKFNRRVLLPQSVTDTKEITLKHAENFFSVAFSTLSYFHPEKNQFAYKLEGFNNSWIYTDWKNRRATFTNLDPGEYTLRVRASNNNGYWNQEGATLKINILPPFWQTIYAYIAYVLFVLLIIWLWRQRIIRREHEKFEIEREKIKARRLHELDMLKLRFFTNISHEFRTPLTLIITPIEQLLQKARDNEEKKHLQLIYRNSRRLLSLVNQLLDFRKLEFQEIKLRPSEGEIVSFIRETTESFSDLSEKKNIHLYFQTDVENITVYFDHDKLEKILLNLLSNAFKYTSENGDVHVDVRLNEKEQPSIEISISDTGIGIPEEKQQRIFERFFQDDTNGSDYNQGSGIGLALVNEYVKLQNGTITVESEPGKGSCFRVTLPLVFGKETSAKAVQASWKRQPAAQPSVVMEPETAEESETTGKPSKNTKPVLLLVEDNEDFRFYLKDNFKLTFEVLEAGDGHTGWEIASKSLPDLIISDVMMPVMDGIDLCRKVKTTAETSHIPVILLTAKVADNQKMEGFDVGADDYITKPFNFKLLESRIKNLLAQRRKLQKAFRKKIDVSPSEIEITSLDEIFIKKAIDLVEKNIANSQFSVQEMSSELGMSRVNLYKKISSLTGETPVEFIRSIRMKRAAQFLKQGQFTVSEVAYRVGYNDPKYFARQFKNEFNMTPSQYAKNEDGKN from the coding sequence ATGGAGTTTTCGGTCTGTTTTGCAACAGAAAGACAAGCTTCATTCCGGTACAACATTGTGGTAACAGAACTACTGTCGGCCCCATTTCTAAGAATATCATCCGCGTTTATTACGAATGTTTCAGGAAATACCAACCTTTTATTAAATTGCGGAACTGAATCAAGTAAAAGCCGGCCTGTGAAAATCAGATTCACCAACTTTATCCTAATACTGCTTATCACTGTATTTTCAAGTGTTTCCGCATTTTCTCAACAGAAACAATACAACTTTGCCCAGATAAATAATACAAACGGGTTATCGAATAATCATGTTACATGCATTTTGCGTGACAAGCAAGGCTTTATGTGGTTCGGAACTACATCTGGGTTGAACCGCTATGATGGTTACTCCTTTAAAACTTTCACACATAATCCGTCCGACAGTACATCGATTGACAACAACATCATCGCGGCAATCAACCAGGACTGCGATGGAAAACTATGGGTCAGAACCCAAACTGACTTTAACGTGTACGATCCGGAAACAGAGACTTTCTCGTTTTCCAATTCTCCTGTTCTGCAAAAACACCCTGAATTCATTAATCATTTCATCAACCTTTTTACCGACAGTGAAAACCAGAGTTGGCTGATGACCAGCGGTTACGGGGTATTTCGCTTCAATACCCTCCATCAGGATATTGTTCCGTTAGAACATCTCGCCAATAACAATGGTGTAAAGGCAACCTCTGATGTGATTTCCATGGCCGAAGATTCAAAAGGAAACCTGTGGCTCATCCATCAGGATGGTTACCTGGAAATCAAGCCCAAAGGAAGTATGAAAGCGAAGATTCAGGCCAGCTTCCTACACGACCGGTATCCCGGGGAACAATTGGATTGTCGCATATTTATTGACAAAGATGACGATATCTGGATTTCGACACAGGACCATGCCATCGGCCTCTTTTATTATGAGCCTGCCACCGGAAAACTTGTCCACATCGACCAGGCTTCCAGGCCTACTCATACTAACACCAACATCATTACCGGTATCACACAGGACTCGGATGGCAACATCTGGATAGCCACCGACCACGGAGGCATCAACCTACTCGACAAAAAAGATTTCACCATACGCTACCTGACACACGAAACCTACAACGTCCACAGCATTGCTCACAACAGCGTCACGTCCATGTTCCGTGACAGCGAAGGGATTATCTGGATAGGAACCTATAAAGAGGGAATTAGCTATTATCACAAAAACCTGATCCTGTTCAACACCATCCGGTATACGCCTCAAAATGAAGAAGGGCTGAACTTTGGTGATATTAACTGCTTTGCCGAAGACAAAAAAGGGAATTTGTGGATTGGGACTAATGGCGGCGGACTAAACTACTATAACCGGAAAACCGGAAAATTTACCCATTACGTTCATCATGACGATGACCAGAACAGCCTCTCCAACGATGTAATTGTGTCACTGTTTATCGATCACGAAAACAAACTTTGGATTGGAACTTACTTCGGTGGCCTTAACCGTTTCGACGGGAAAAAATTCACTCACTACACCCACAATCCCAAAGATTCAACCAGTATATCCGATAACAATATCTGGTCGATATACGAAGATTCATTTAACAATCTCTGGATTGGAACACTGGGCGGCGGACTCGACCGGTTTAACCGTGATACGGAAAGTTTTCAGCATTTTCGTACCGGCGGTGCGAATTCCATCGTTTCCAATGTTATCATTTCTTTGGTCGAAGACAAACAAAACCGCCTGTGGATTGGCACGCCCGATGGCCTGAGCATCTTAAATACAAGAACCCAAAAATTCAGTAACCTGCTTCATACCGACAAAGACACCACGACATTGAGCAGCAATACGGTGAATTGCCTGTTAGCCGATTCGCGCGGATGGATTTGGGTAGGCACACCCGAAGGTCTGAATGTGTACGACGAGCATACCGGTCAGTTCAGGCGTATTTTGAAAAGTAACGGCTTACCGACGAACAACATTGTTTCAATAGTAGAGGACCAACAACACAATATCTGGCTGGGAACCATCAAGGGACTGGTTCAGATTTTCGTTAAAGGCGACCAGGTATCCGATTTTGCCGTGCGCATCAAACAGTATGACGACGAAGACGGGTTGCAGGCCAAGGAATTCAACGAACGGGCGGCTTATGTCACCCGCAATGGGCAGCTCTTCTTCGGTGGTCCGAACGGCATCAACTTTTTTAATCCCGAAAACCTTATTGAAAACAAAAACACACCGAAAGTGGTATTCACCAACCTGCAGGTTTTCAACCAAACCATCCGGGTAGGTGAAAAATTTAACCGCCGTGTGTTATTGCCGCAATCCGTTACCGACACCAAAGAAATCACGCTGAAGCACGCCGAAAACTTCTTCTCGGTAGCTTTCTCCACACTAAGTTATTTCCATCCGGAAAAAAATCAATTTGCTTACAAACTGGAAGGCTTTAATAACAGCTGGATTTACACCGACTGGAAGAACCGCCGGGCCACCTTCACCAACCTCGACCCGGGCGAATACACATTGCGCGTCAGGGCATCGAACAACAACGGCTACTGGAACCAGGAAGGCGCTACCCTGAAGATTAACATCCTCCCTCCTTTCTGGCAAACGATTTACGCTTATATCGCCTATGTACTCTTTGTTCTGCTCATCATCTGGCTGTGGCGCCAGCGGATTATCAGGCGGGAGCACGAAAAATTCGAGATCGAACGGGAAAAAATCAAGGCACGCCGCCTGCACGAACTCGACATGCTGAAACTCCGTTTCTTCACGAATATCAGTCATGAATTCCGCACGCCGCTTACGCTTATCATCACACCCATCGAACAACTGCTCCAAAAGGCCAGAGATAACGAGGAGAAAAAACACCTGCAGCTGATTTACCGCAACAGCCGGCGTTTGCTCAGCCTGGTGAACCAGCTACTCGATTTCCGGAAACTCGAATTCCAGGAGATTAAGCTCCGACCGAGCGAGGGCGAAATTGTCAGCTTCATTCGCGAAACCACCGAATCGTTTTCCGACCTGTCGGAGAAAAAGAATATTCATCTCTATTTCCAGACCGATGTAGAAAATATCACCGTGTATTTCGACCACGATAAGCTGGAAAAGATTCTCCTGAACCTGCTTTCCAATGCCTTCAAATACACCTCCGAAAACGGCGACGTACATGTGGATGTCCGTTTGAACGAAAAAGAACAGCCGTCCATCGAAATCAGCATCAGCGATACCGGTATTGGTATTCCGGAAGAAAAACAACAGCGCATTTTCGAGCGCTTCTTCCAGGATGACACCAACGGCTCCGATTACAACCAGGGAAGCGGCATCGGACTGGCGCTTGTGAATGAATATGTGAAGTTGCAAAACGGCACTATTACCGTAGAGAGCGAGCCAGGCAAAGGCAGCTGTTTCCGGGTGACGTTGCCATTGGTATTCGGCAAGGAAACTTCGGCGAAAGCTGTACAAGCAAGCTGGAAACGCCAACCGGCAGCTCAGCCTTCGGTAGTTATGGAGCCGGAAACTGCAGAAGAAAGCGAAACAACCGGCAAGCCGTCGAAAAATACCAAACCGGTATTGTTGTTGGTGGAGGACAACGAAGACTTCCGATTTTACCTGAAGGACAATTTCAAACTCACCTTCGAAGTGCTCGAAGCGGGCGACGGACATACCGGCTGGGAAATCGCGTCAAAATCGCTGCCCGATTTAATTATCAGCGATGTGATGATGCCGGTGATGGATGGCATAGACCTGTGCCGGAAAGTCAAGACTACGGCCGAAACCTCGCACATCCCGGTTATTCTGCTGACCGCAAAAGTGGCCGACAACCAGAAGATGGAAGGCTTCGATGTAGGTGCCGACGACTATATCACCAAGCCGTTCAACTTCAAGCTGCTCGAATCGCGCATCAAGAATCTGCTGGCCCAACGCCGGAAACTACAGAAAGCCTTCCGCAAGAAAATCGATGTCAGCCCCAGCGAAATCGAAATCACCTCGCTGGACGAAATCTTCATCAAAAAAGCCATTGATTTAGTGGAGAAAAATATCGCCAACAGTCAGTTCTCGGTACAGGAAATGAGCTCGGAGCTGGGCATGAGCCGGGTAAACCTCTACAAAAAAATCTCGTCGCTCACGGGAGAAACACCGGTGGAATTCATCCGCAGTATCCGGATGAAACGTGCGGCCCAGTTCCTCAAACAAGGCCAGTTCACCGTCAGCGAGGTTGCCTACCGCGTAGGTTATAACGACCCGAAATACTTCGCCCGCCAGTTCAAAAACGAATTCAATATGACGCCGTCGCAATATGCGAAGAACGAAGACGGGAAAAATTAG
- the arfB gene encoding alternative ribosome rescue aminoacyl-tRNA hydrolase ArfB, whose amino-acid sequence MLVHRNFMPELKFSASRSSGAGGQNVNKVNTKVELRFHIESSGLLSTDEKAILIRKLANRMNKEGELILTEQNDRSQLKNKEKVIDRFYRLINHALTPQKRRKATRPTLASRRRRLENKKQHSEKKSRRQQPPFD is encoded by the coding sequence ATGTTAGTCCATCGTAATTTCATGCCGGAACTAAAATTTAGTGCTTCGCGCAGTAGCGGAGCAGGTGGGCAAAATGTGAATAAGGTGAATACAAAAGTGGAACTTCGATTCCACATCGAATCGTCCGGGTTATTGTCCACCGACGAAAAAGCCATATTGATACGCAAGCTGGCAAACCGGATGAACAAGGAAGGCGAACTGATACTGACCGAACAGAATGATCGCTCTCAACTGAAAAACAAAGAAAAAGTAATTGACCGGTTCTATCGCCTCATCAATCATGCACTTACACCACAAAAGCGAAGAAAAGCAACCCGTCCTACATTGGCTTCACGCCGCCGAAGGTTGGAAAATAAAAAGCAACATTCGGAGAAAAAATCACGCCGTCAACAACCCCCTTTCGATTAA